Genomic segment of Mucilaginibacter sabulilitoris:
TTGCGCCATCTGAAAAAGATTTGCTACTACCCTGGAAACGCAGCGATCAAAGCGGGTTTGAATTAGGAGGCAATAAATTCGATCTGGACAAATGGGACGAGAATTATTTTACACGTTTAAAACAATTCATGACCGAAGCCGATCATAACGGCGTAGTTGTAGAAGTGAACCTGTTTTCGTCATACTATCAGCATGGTTGGGAATACAGTCCGCTGAATACCAAAAACAACATTAATAAAACAGATGATATCAGTGCAGCGCTGGCCAATACTTTGCTAAACGGTAATATCTTGGCCTACCAGGAAAAATATGTGCGCAAAATTGTAAAGGAACTTAACGGTTTCGGGAATTTTTATTTTGAAGTACAGAATGAACCTTATGCTATTCAAAAAGATACGGTTATATTACGCAATGAGTATGGGGATGTAAAGGATTTCAGGAATTTCCTGGAAATTGTATCGCAACGTTCAAATGACTGGCAGCGTAAAGTAGCCGGATGGATCAAAGATGAAGAGGGCAAGTTACCTGCAAAGCATCTTATATCTCAAAATATATCAAACTTTCATTACCCGGTTACTAATCCCGATCCTAATATTTCTGTTTTTAATTTTCATTATGCATTCCCAAAAACGGTTGATGAAAATTATTACCTGAATAAAGTAATCGGTTTTAATGAAACTGGGTTCGCAGGTAAATCGGACATTACTTACCGCAGACAGGCCTGGCGTTTTTTGATGGCAGGCGGGGCCTTATTTAACATGCTCGACTATTCGTTTGCAAGCGGTGCAGAAACCGGACAGGATACTTCATTTAAAGCCCCGGGTGGGGGTAGTCCTGAACTCCGGCAGCAATTCGGGATTTTAAAGCATTATTTTGATGCGCTGGATTTTATAAAATTTCGTCCCGATCAACAGGTTGTAAAATCCTCGCCGGGCGCCATAACGGAAGCTTTGAGCGATGGTCATCAACAATGGGTGATTTACCTGGAACATCTTGCCATGAAACCTTATTCCTTGTCGCTTAATTTGCCCAAAGGCAAGTACAAGGCAACGTGGACTAACGTGATAACCGGCACTACTATAAAAACTGAAACCTTTGGTACCGGTTCAATTACCATTCCGCAGGGATTAATGGATAAAGTTCTGTTGGTGAGTGTTATCAGGTAACGATAAAAGATCTGCCTTTCTTTATGTTCACAACTCAGAGTGCTGAGAATTAATTTTCATTGACAATCAAATTACTAAAAATATTAGTAAATTTGATTTGATATGAATGTAGAGAGGATAACCGAGAAGTTGAATATTTTGGCTGATGCCGCTAAGTATGATGTATCATGTGCATCAAGCGGAAGTAAGCGTAAGAATGAAAATAAGGGTTTGGGTAATGCCAGCAACGGCATTTGTCATAGCTATACCGAAGATGGGCGTTGCGTTTCTTTATTAAAAATCCTGCTCACTAATCATTGTATTTTTGATTGTGCATACTGCGTATCACGTAAAAATAATGATATTAAGCGCGCGGCGTTCACGGTGCAGGAAGTTGTTGACCTTACTATTAACTTTTATCGCCGCAATTATATAGAAGGGTTGTTTTTAAGCTCCGGCATTTTTAAGAATGCTGATTATACCATGGAGCGTTTAGTGCGGGTGGCTAAAAAGCTTCGTCATGAGCATAATTTTAATGGTTATATCCACCTCAAATCAATTCCAGGAGCGAGCGACGAGTTGATGCGTGAGGCGGGTTTATATGCCGATAGGCTCAGCGTAAACCTGGAAATGCCGACAGAAGCCGGGCTTAAGCTATTGGCTCCCGATAAAAATCATCAGGATATGATAGATCCGATGAATTTTCTGAAAAATGAAATTATACAGCGCACGGAAGAAAAAAAGCTGTTTAAAAAGGCCCCAATGTTTGCTCCCGCGGGCCAGAGTACCCAGGTAATAATAGGTGCCACACCCGAGAACGACCAGCAGATACTCCAATCGGCCAATTATTTTTACAAGAATTTTAATTTAAAACGGGTTTATTATTCGGGTTACGTACCTGTATTAAAAGATAAGCGCCTACCTGCATTAAATACTTCTGTACCTATGGTTCGTGAGAACCGGCTTTATCAGGCTGATTGGCTCATGCGTTTTTATGGCTTTCACGTAAACGAAATCGTAGATAATGACCAGCCATTACTTGATTTAGATATTGATCCTAAATTGGGCTGGGCAATCCGCAATATGCAGGTTTTTCCTATTGATATTAATAAAGCCGACCTACAAATGATTTTGCGTGTGCCCGGGATAGGCTTACAGTCGGCACAGAAAATTGTAAGCGCCCGCAAATTTGCAAAATTGGGGTGGGAGCAGCTAAAAAGAATAGGCGTGGCCATCAACCGGGCAAGGTATTTTATAACCTGTAAAAACAAAGAGTTTGAGCGCCGGGACCTTACGGGGCAAAATATTAAACAGTTTATCCTGGCCGAATCGCAAAGCAAGTATATCAAAAATACTCAAACCCAACTTAATTTGTTTTGATCATGTATACGCTGGTTTACGATGGAACATTTGAAGGCTTGCTTACTGCCATATTTGAAATTTACGAGCACAAGCTATTTCACGTAAAATTAATAAAAGGGGAGTGGCGTGCCGCGGCGTTATTTGAAGAGGTATTACAGGTTATTACAGATGAGAACCGCGCAAACCGTGTTTTAAAAGGACTGCGGAAAAAGCTTTCATCAACAGGTGTGCAGCGTTTGTACATTGCCCATATGGCCGAAATGGATAACGAGGAAAGTACATTGCTTGGTTTTATCCGTTATGTTTTTGATAATGATCAAAATGTGGAGGAAGATTATGGCAATCGCTACGTAATGCGGATATCCGAAATTATAAAAATGGTTCGGCGCGAAAAGCACCGCATGGAAGCCTTTGTGCGTTTTCAGAAATTAAAAGACGAAACCTTTTATTCGGCAATTGAGCCCGATTTTAATGTGCTGCCTTTGCTTATCAGGCATTTTAAAAGCAGGTATGCTGATCAAAAATGGATCATCTACGATATTAAACGCGGTTACGGGCTTTATTATGATTTGCATGATACGCAATATATCTCACTCGATTTTTCTGAAGTGAATAAACCTGATAATGTTATAACCGCCTTTAGCGAGGATGAAGGAATTTATCAGCACCTCTGGAAAAACTATTTTACCAACGTAAATATTGTAGCCCGGAAAAATACAAAGCTCCATTTAAGGCATATTCCCAGGCGATATTGGAGGCATTTAACCGAGAAAATTTAACAAAAAGTCAATTTTACGCTTTTTTAAAGTTTTGAAAAGTGTTTATCTTGAAGCTTTTTGTGAATAATGATAATGTTTATATCGATACATATTTACTGATAACATTAAGTTTAAAACCTTGTAAATCAAACAATAAAAAATGTTAATAACTATGATTTTAATGTTAATAACATGTTAATAAAAAATAAAAAAAAAGCTTGTCAAATCATTAATATGTCCCGATATTGAAATCATCAAGAACGACGTACTTTGACAACCTTTCAGGAAAACAGAAATTGAATCGGGGGAACCTTCGGGTGAACTAAAGAGCAAAAGAAGTCCCTGAGTCACATGAAAAATGAAAATTACGAAAGTCTTTGAAAAAAGATTGTGATAAAAGAGGTGTTGGTATAAGCTGCAGGAACTTCACGGAGAACCGCAACAGAACCAATGATATGGAGGTAGTCGACCGTTCGCAAGAACAATAGACGAGATCGTATCGGTCATGGATACACAAAACTTGGTGCTACTGGGATGCCACGGTTGAACAGTAGTTTGGAAACGGGAGCTCAATTCGAAAGAAAAGACTCCCGTTTTCGCTTTTATAGGCTTTTTCCTCTTGTTATAATTGACGGGTCATGCGGAAAAGTTGAGGGCTGAAAGTTTTAAGGGGTCATGCGGAAAAGTTGAGGGCTGAAAGTTTTAAGCATAGATTTTAGCGAGTCTGAACAAGAAAAAAGTGGATCATGACGAAAAGTTGGGGGGAGTAGAAGTCAAGCATAGATTTTAGCGAGTCTGAATAAGAAGAAAGTAGTGTCTCTAACGCCTCTGGAAGTCGCTCTGAAAGCTTTGATCTTGGCATTAAAAGATTCGGCAGAGGCATTTGTGCTTCTATTGTCAAAGAAGTTCAGGATAGATTCATAATGTTGATGAACGGACCTTGCCACGGTTTTAAAGGCGTCAATCCCAGATTCCTCAACATGATTATACCACAGCGCCAATCTTTTAAAGGCGATCTGCTTGCTTTTGCAGATGGTGAATATATTGCCCAGCCCGATAGCCAGTTTATACGCTTTGAGCAGTTCCGGGTATCTTGGAAAAAGCAGACCGGCTCTTTCTTTTTGTGAGATGGTCCACCTGGACTCATGTTTAAACAACAGGTAGCGGCTTCTGGCAAGCAATTGTTTTAACGTATCGCCATTGCTGAATATTTCGGGCTGATAAGATTGCTTGTTTTGCCTGGCTTGTTCAATAGCATTGCTTTCTGCATCCAGCACTTCCCAACGATATTTTATACGAGCTTCCTGCACGGCATCATAGGCTAACTTTTGTACATGGAATCTGTCGATCACACGACTGGCATTGCTAAAACACCTGCGGATGGCTTTGATCATGTTTGCCGCCATATCCATCGTCACTTCTTTCACCTTGTTCCTTTTACGTAGCGGTATGCGTTCGATAACTTTTATGATCTGCTCCGTTTGTGTGCCCCTTAGCATAGCTACAATTGCTTTCTTGCCACCTTTAGCTTCTTTATTGGTGATAATGGTATAGAGCTCGCCATTGCTCAATGCTGTTTCATCTATGCTTAGCGATGGCCCGATATTTTGTTCAAACAGCATCCATTCATCTGCATGTTCTTTTTGATCCCAGCTATGAAAATCGCTCAGAAAGTCTTTGTATTGCTGCTGTAGCTGTTTGCCATCAACTGTATATAGCCGCCCTAACAAATGACAGCTAATCGGATTATTATCCAAATATACCTTTTAAAAAAGTGCCGAATTCCGTTGTCATTCGCGCTCCTTTTCTAACTAAGTTCCAGTCCCTTGTGATGATCTCACCACTTGCTTTAACTTCCCATCTGCGTCTTTTAATGCAAAGAGCTACTTTGTGGCCCCGGATAGGAAAATCCTGGATAGCTGTCTCCGGTAAGAAACCTTTTGACTCCAGTTGTTGCTTGTCATAGCCTGCGGGCGCAAGATTCTTTTCCTCAAGGTAAATGTTCAATTGGCCGCTTTCAGAGGAGCGGACATCAGTAAGTTCAAAGTATTCCAAAAGCCCCTCGGGCAAGATCAGGCGGACAAGTGTTTCGTATGCTGTTGACAAATTGTATCGTGTTTGGTATCTGTATACAAAACAAATACTTTTTTTATTCCCCCACAATTATTCCCCTTGATCCTAATTCACCTCCTTTCGCAGCAACAGCTTATAATTACCAATACCAGGCTTACTACATTGGCTAACGTTCTTACGTTGTGCAATAATCCCCATGGGCCTTCAAACGCAAGCCGATGCGCAGCCAAATCTCCCGCAGATGCCGTGTTTACGTTTACTTTTGCCAAAGCATCGTTTAAAGGTACATTTCCAAACATAGTGACCCCGAATACGCCGATAGCATACAATAACGTGGCAATAAGTAAAAGTATAAAGCGGCTGTTATCTGCTGCGCTGTAATTGAGATATGTGCTTACCGGCAGTAATACCAATGTGCCCATAAAACTTACAAAAAATAGAGGGTTCAAAATGGCCACATTAATAGCATTCATCGCGGTAATATATTCGCGATCGTTTAGTTTGCCTAAACCTAAATTTACGGAGCAGGTATAACCGTAAAATAATCCGGCAATCAACGCAG
This window contains:
- a CDS encoding anthrone oxygenase family protein, whose protein sequence is MKKLNMTTLILIITATATALIAGLFYGYTCSVNLGLGKLNDREYITAMNAINVAILNPLFFVSFMGTLVLLPVSTYLNYSAADNSRFILLLIATLLYAIGVFGVTMFGNVPLNDALAKVNVNTASAGDLAAHRLAFEGPWGLLHNVRTLANVVSLVLVIISCCCERR
- a CDS encoding ISAon1 family transposase N-terminal region protein, whose product is MSTAYETLVRLILPEGLLEYFELTDVRSSESGQLNIYLEEKNLAPAGYDKQQLESKGFLPETAIQDFPIRGHKVALCIKRRRWEVKASGEIITRDWNLVRKGARMTTEFGTFLKGIFG
- a CDS encoding ISAon1 family transposase; amino-acid sequence: MDNNPISCHLLGRLYTVDGKQLQQQYKDFLSDFHSWDQKEHADEWMLFEQNIGPSLSIDETALSNGELYTIITNKEAKGGKKAIVAMLRGTQTEQIIKVIERIPLRKRNKVKEVTMDMAANMIKAIRRCFSNASRVIDRFHVQKLAYDAVQEARIKYRWEVLDAESNAIEQARQNKQSYQPEIFSNGDTLKQLLARSRYLLFKHESRWTISQKERAGLLFPRYPELLKAYKLAIGLGNIFTICKSKQIAFKRLALWYNHVEESGIDAFKTVARSVHQHYESILNFFDNRSTNASAESFNAKIKAFRATSRGVRDTTFFLFRLAKIYA
- a CDS encoding TIGR03915 family putative DNA repair protein, whose product is MYTLVYDGTFEGLLTAIFEIYEHKLFHVKLIKGEWRAAALFEEVLQVITDENRANRVLKGLRKKLSSTGVQRLYIAHMAEMDNEESTLLGFIRYVFDNDQNVEEDYGNRYVMRISEIIKMVRREKHRMEAFVRFQKLKDETFYSAIEPDFNVLPLLIRHFKSRYADQKWIIYDIKRGYGLYYDLHDTQYISLDFSEVNKPDNVITAFSEDEGIYQHLWKNYFTNVNIVARKNTKLHLRHIPRRYWRHLTEKI
- a CDS encoding cellulase family glycosylhydrolase, with amino-acid sequence MKKIIFSLVWPLMLPFTLFSQANQPIKLHPQNPHYFLYNGKPTILVGSGEHYGSVINQGFDYKTYLQTMGKDGLNTTRLFTGAYIEKPGDFGIKNNTLAPSEKDLLLPWKRSDQSGFELGGNKFDLDKWDENYFTRLKQFMTEADHNGVVVEVNLFSSYYQHGWEYSPLNTKNNINKTDDISAALANTLLNGNILAYQEKYVRKIVKELNGFGNFYFEVQNEPYAIQKDTVILRNEYGDVKDFRNFLEIVSQRSNDWQRKVAGWIKDEEGKLPAKHLISQNISNFHYPVTNPDPNISVFNFHYAFPKTVDENYYLNKVIGFNETGFAGKSDITYRRQAWRFLMAGGALFNMLDYSFASGAETGQDTSFKAPGGGSPELRQQFGILKHYFDALDFIKFRPDQQVVKSSPGAITEALSDGHQQWVIYLEHLAMKPYSLSLNLPKGKYKATWTNVITGTTIKTETFGTGSITIPQGLMDKVLLVSVIR
- a CDS encoding putative DNA modification/repair radical SAM protein; translated protein: MNVERITEKLNILADAAKYDVSCASSGSKRKNENKGLGNASNGICHSYTEDGRCVSLLKILLTNHCIFDCAYCVSRKNNDIKRAAFTVQEVVDLTINFYRRNYIEGLFLSSGIFKNADYTMERLVRVAKKLRHEHNFNGYIHLKSIPGASDELMREAGLYADRLSVNLEMPTEAGLKLLAPDKNHQDMIDPMNFLKNEIIQRTEEKKLFKKAPMFAPAGQSTQVIIGATPENDQQILQSANYFYKNFNLKRVYYSGYVPVLKDKRLPALNTSVPMVRENRLYQADWLMRFYGFHVNEIVDNDQPLLDLDIDPKLGWAIRNMQVFPIDINKADLQMILRVPGIGLQSAQKIVSARKFAKLGWEQLKRIGVAINRARYFITCKNKEFERRDLTGQNIKQFILAESQSKYIKNTQTQLNLF